The Chthoniobacterales bacterium genome segment CGCCGCAGCCCCACGCTCAGGAGCAGGGTGGGGGCGACGGTGCCGAGGATCGCCAGGATGGCGCCGTCGCCATAGACGGAGGTGGGCAGGTGGAATATCGGCGTAATCGGGCGCGCCAGGAAGGCATGGGCCAGCATGAACACGCAGGAGAAACTTCCCGCGATGCCGGCGAAACGCATGGCGCCGACGCGCTTGATCACGCCGCCGCTCCACAGAATGAACAGCGCATACGTGAACGCGCTGGCGAAGATCAGGGCGGTGCCGAACGTGGTGCGGTCGTTGCCGACCGGGGCATGCGTTTCCCCGATGAAGGCCGCGACGATCCCAAGCCACGCGATGATGCACGCCGTCCACGTGATCGCCGGCACGCGCTTGCGCAGCACGAAGGCCGAGATCACCAGCACCATCGACGGGTAGGTGTAGAGCACGATGCGCTCGAGGCCGACGCTCACGTATTGCAGGCCGGTGAAGTTCACCAGCGACGAGACGTAGTAGCCGATGAATCCCAGGCCGGCCAGCCGGGCCCAGTCCCTGCGGGTGAGCCGTTCC includes the following:
- a CDS encoding DMT family transporter; the encoded protein is MKTTTASPTTTHPGGPLATFAIVAGSSILFCSKGVVAKLAYAHGADALSVLTLRMGISLPFFIAMALWWSRHAERLTRRDWARLAGLGFIGYYVSSLVNFTGLQYVSVGLERIVLYTYPSMVLVISAFVLRKRVPAITWTACIIAWLGIVAAFIGETHAPVGNDRTTFGTALIFASAFTYALFILWSGGVIKRVGAMRFAGIAGSFSCVFMLAHAFLARPITPIFHLPTSVYGDGAILAILGTVAPTLLLSVGLRRTNAQRFAIIGTVGPIATLLLAWAVLGERPNFGQILGFALTMGGGLAVSLMKAEPAPRKDPASRATDSAN